A genome region from Triticum aestivum cultivar Chinese Spring chromosome 2B, IWGSC CS RefSeq v2.1, whole genome shotgun sequence includes the following:
- the LOC123043549 gene encoding eukaryotic translation initiation factor 2 subunit alpha homolog, whose protein sequence is MPPNLECRMYEPRFPEVDAAVMIQVKHIADMGAYVSLLEYNNIEGMILFSELSRRRIRSISSLIKVGRQEPSMVLRVDRDKGYIDLSKRRVSEEEAATCEDRYNKSKLVHSIMRHAADTLGVDLEPLYQRIGWPLYRRYGHAFEAFKLIVTDADAVLDVLTYEETVVGPDGVEVTNTVPAVTPEVKDALVKNIRRRMTPQPLKIRADVEMKCFQFDGVLHIKEAMRKAEAAGNADCPVKIKLVAPPLYVLTTQTLDKDQGIAVLTNATKVCAEAIEKHKGKLVVKEAARAVSERDDKLFADTIEKLKLAGEEVDGDDDSEEEDNGMGDVDFTKAGAGTD, encoded by the exons ATGCCGCCGAACCTCGAGTGCCGGATGTACGAGCCGCGGTTCCCGGAGGTGGACGCGGCGGTGATGATCCAGGTGAAGCACATCGCCGACATGGGCGCCTACGTCTCCCTCCTCGAGTACAACAACATCGAGGGCATGATCCTCTTCTCCGAGCTCTCCCGCCGCCGCATCcgctccatctcctccctcatcaAGGTCGGCCGCCAGGAGCCCTCCATGGTGCTCCGCGTCGACCGCGACAAGGGCTACATCGACCTCTCCAAGCGCCGCGTCTCCGAGGAGGAGGCCGCCACCTGCGAGGACCGCTACAACAAGTCCAAGCTCGTCCACTCCATCATGCGCCACGCCGCCGACACCCTCGGCGTCGACCTCGAGCCCCTCTACCAGCGCATCGGCTGGCCCCTCTACCGCAGGTACGGCCACGCCTTCGAGGCCTTCAAGCTCATCGTCACCGACGCCGACGCCGTGCTCGACGTCCTCACCTACGAGGAGACCGTCGTCGGTCCCGATGGTGTGGAG GTGACTAACACTGTGCCGGCTGTCACCCCTGAGGTTAAGGATGCCCTGGTCAAGAACATAAGGAGGAGAATGACACCACAGCCACTCAAGATTCGTGCTGATGTTGAGATGAAATGCTTCCAGTTTGATGGTGTTCTCCACATTAAG GAAGCCATGAGGAAAGCTGAAGCTGCTGGAAATGCTGATTGCCCTGTGAAGATTAAGCTAGTTGCTCCTCCGCTTTATGTTCTGACCACACAGACACTTGACAAA GACCAGGGGATAGCAGTTCTGACAAATGCAACCAAAGTTTGTGCAGAGGCAATTGAAAAGCACAAGGGGAAATTGGTGGTGAAGGAAGCAGCCAGAGCT GTGAGCGAGAGAGACGACAAGCTGTTTGCGGACACGATTGAGAAGCTGAAGCTAGCAGGCGAGGAGGTCGACGGCGACGACGACAGCGAGGAGGAGGACAATGGCATGGGGGACGTGGACTTCACAAAGGCTGGCGCTGGCACGGACTGA